Proteins encoded within one genomic window of Glandiceps talaboti chromosome 3, keGlaTala1.1, whole genome shotgun sequence:
- the LOC144432969 gene encoding protein DOP1A-like isoform X1, with translation MMALEVASLSAAVVIGALSYRKKKVEEELRALMASLHQEESEWVGDAKYRAYVAAVEKALKNFEYSSEWADLISALGKLNKVLQANSKYPVIPKRLLIGKRLAQCTHPALPSGVHLKALETYDIIFKNVGSKRLAQDLFLYSAGLFPLLGNAAMSVKPVLLNLYEEHYLPLNEHLKPGLNGLLLGILPGLEEGSEHFERTNSLLEQVCGVTDSVAFHTALWDCVLCSPMARLPAITFVLSYVSKHVPLEGQLYFMGSDTTKMVTAVTAALHDASVLVQRSMLDFLLQCLPMHTERLEKEDTVLVTMASLNVVLRRDMSLNRRLYAWLLGGDSNSISAGQDFRPRLSHAESISSSITTISEDEVSYFDLHSKEVLIEALRCRLHDDQLNTAWGSGSDKTAALKPYRILISLLDKPEIGAAILEDILIEVFRSLYMHCLNGAVDTSKVTRKKRPKTRRSRRNKEEKGVSELIKTANLLFSTFEPYFVWDYIARQFETCCRLKRVMSDEDSIAHGKLTVQELCKLVDFLLDVISLETYMETQTEHLPELLCQLTMSMTNHSLMLSVNDINEGLNLCSKILTKVLPSMATTPIDGAMTTSGEYQESVIENDTGEVRVAKSPVVHRKLSKALDEAQAGERVIENGVMDDVATSQEEDSVKDDDAAAVVRETVANEIEVSGDEKEDDDDHSTTVGEEEAFDPDQLGEDEIPIDRMDETNVSWNDTDSSKSSSKTSSKDGKEIVNQAVQSAEVALMKAGKIAPLGQDTEDVDDEDEEDDNDDEEEDEETEYDDDGTSSSITRSGYSENALDKEDQDETGTVKDTEKEQPPLFLMQACMQCYQNFFAKFITTKILPCSEIVGTCMEYITSSDSVRLGGSSLPKAQINAFITACRLLVEFSCFPLYCDEHITASMLQDAINKDPDSLPDWLQALVTCACFVSNFEIQSTAASTMLDLINLTKSVPTESTGKSLIQSPPSSPGTSPGKVAVVIVPAIAKTHLEYITNRTMFFQLVARNLWGWLSAQTPEYHQKSADLFYQLHSVSPNMNICEDVIGRSLVHEDKAVSIEGHVKFALLWHLIRGRILSTTPASVPRTFDRSMLNMLDHLYDTDSITKAVVTTWLNHAIERGDVARILEPMLLILLHPKTARVSVQFMRLNSTDALQAQLQIQSDEEKAKDDALSAAERRIHGISNVDGEISYFVERDGAQTLMRNMEKQIPVFAMTSIDGKAKYVTKADRGILYRLPSESEMKPMSVIVNPFGSQHSLVSDSGSDFSSTVVSSTSTASRKVRRLAGSRDSLLESGGAAAKGEHDDPTDESIYGGAIFEPEAFSYSVSESPQEIASGIVRDLVDAAVSITSVDGKEGSDKEEVKDEDTILSRATDVDSHVEDDPHGNSADDEGGDEFEWDHFETKLSEIDTEPSELDSPNRQISMTSLTSETRRSFNNVHPLHQHMLMYKQVYDSRRSIYVLSALRNVLQVTPRAFVCAASSTSISSIHTPHLATMQNLLARHRRSIVGKSFYDDLPQEAIASFRSNTYLEILISVCMYFIRGYYPRGMQTTSEDIRGNKDVQILGIEIMTKILGELVQVVKESGKGTATFIKDLLSRCKVQKAILHCLLATVLNARKQALRQGFNMSDKSSQAVQIHLLQLVHTVMILEEQLFSLKDGSDKTTVDDDSSSEWEHVRPTFQQPMSSLRFLQSERVASQGMFLCAILSALRQPHMSHVHRHWVAIVTDSLPYMDKGLGNIVVPVANQLCKNLESLAYLYDNNGGVQKDKRPMTKLEYIPPDHAVTLLEGLTTMCHYCLLESTTNLSAVSSRHGVTTSGSDSESVNAAQLLSNLFGALSGDKAKGVSSTAGTQSANPVTETRKGLLAILPRIMSAISVLWSAVHNCEAQHSKVGSYQKEEKQANWLIGTPRAVRQQMLEFLSPIALHHGVNLLGAIGVVWSDRRKYTRPVMGSRKVIVIPEANEEQALLVDLVSAIKAMPTDTIIQTIRHVLKGPPYTIKDKNQPSLEVNMLQFFYQYVQRSSTSQLLDSWTTLLNLLKEGLQINLPPPGQFLLFGILNEFIMKATGFSTDRKYQKDLQEIAQKCIENCYHIAGSSLGQTRWLRRQKSVITDPHDAFSEDLDLEESLVTPDVETSMSRSSRHHEVLPPSATSSPTSQVAYSVQALTLLAENLALMLDVIYGSEEKEKVVPLLTQIMQNVTPYLRNHSAANMAAFRACVALLSSLSGYQYTRKAWRKDTIELFMDQSFYKMDAVCINGWRSIVDNLMTHDKTTYRDLMSKVTAINNSTSLNLFTNKEAEMEQRAQLLKRLSFSIFCSEIDQYQKFLPDIQERLVENLRMTNVPNVHEQVFMCFRVLLLRMSPQHLTGLWPTVISEMVQVFLHMEEQLFGGTESTSSSKDLPTFISLNGMPARYQTWWLALYLSACKLLDLALVLPVDMMPQFQLYKWAFIGDNSGLDMLKKQFVPHIARLAHLLNKKLDNAEEHTLLKSFPGRPLLTIYSIKSMNHLQQFFNTLCYIHQLGGSSASLSQSQNSIYPADLQFSQSQERPFGRHIRRDSMTSVASKVDDAESRIQTPTDPLQFIEKMMERDFLVPVNQ, from the exons GCACTGATGGCTAGTCTGCACCAAGAAGAGAGTGAATGGGTTGGTGATGCCAAGTACAGGGCATATGTAGCAGCAGTGGAGAAAGCACTGAaaaattttgaatattccaGTGAGTGGGCTGATCTTATTTCAGCTTTGGGTAAACTCAATAAG GTGCTTCAAGCTAATTCCAAGTACCCAGTTATCCCTAAACGATTACTGATTGGTAAACGACTAGCGCAATGTACACATCCAGCATTACCGAGTGGAGTTCATCTCAAAGCATTGGAAACCTACGACATCATCTTCAAAAACGTTGGTTCCAAGAGACTAGCACAGGACTTGTTTTTGTACAGTGCTGGTTTGTTTCCATTACTGGGCAATGCAGCAATGTCAGTGAAACCAGTACTTCTAAATCTTTACGAGGAACACTATCTTCCGTTAAATGAACACCTCAAACCCGGACTAAATGGACTTTTGTTGGGAATACTGCCTGGATTAGAAGAAGGATCAGAACACTTTGAGAG AACCAATAGTTTATTGGAACAAGTATGTGGTGTGACTGACAGTGTAGCATTCCATACTGCATTATGGGATTGTGTGTTGTGTAGTCCAATGGCTAGACTACCAGCTATCACCTTTGTCTTGTCGTACGTCAGTAAACACGTACCACTAGAAGGACAACTATACTTTATGGGTAGTGATACAACAAAGATG GTGACTGCTGTGACCGCTGCTCTACATGATGCGAGTGTACTAGTACAGAGAAGTATGTTGGATTTCCTTCTGCAATGTCTTCCAATGCACACAGAACGTCTTGAGAAAGAAGACACCGTCTTGGTGACTATGGCTTCCTTAAATGTTGTCTTGAGGCGCGACATGTCTCTGAATCGGCGTCTGTACGCTTGGCTTCTGGGTGGTGACTCGAATAGCATTTCTGCCGGTCAGGATTTTCGTCCGCGACTAAGCCACGCTGAGAGTATTTCCAGTTCTATTACAACAATCAGTGAAGATGAAGTATCGTACTTTGATTTACATTCTAAAGAGGTCTTGATTGAAGCGTTGCGGTGTCGTCTCCATGACGATCAGCTGAACACTGCATGGGGATCGGGTAGTGATAAAACTGCTGCGTTAAAACCGTATCGTATTTTAATCAGTTTGCTTGACAAGCCCGAAATCGGTGCCGCTATCTTAGAAGATATCCTAATTGAAGTTTTTCGATCACTATACATGCATTGTTTAAACGGAGCGGTTGATACCAGCAAAGTAACACGGAAGAAAAGACCGAAGACGCGAAGAAGTAGAAGAAACAAAGAAGAGAAAGGAGTGTCAGAGTTGATCAAGACAGCTAATCTGTTGTTTAGTACGTTTGAACCATACTTTGTGTGGGACTACATTGCTAGGCAGTTTGAGACATGCTGTCGTCTCAAACGTGTTATGAGTGATGAGGATAGTATAGCACATGGCAAACTGACTGTGCAAGAACTATGTAAACTGGTGGATTTCCTGCTTGATGTCATTTCCCTG gAGACTTACATGGAGACACAGACAGAGCATCTTCCAGAGTTACTGTGTCAGCTGACTATGTCCATGACCAATCACAGTCTGATGCTCAGTGTAAATGACATCAATGAAGGTCTGAATCTCTGTTCTAAGATTCTCACCAAAGTCCTTCCCTCTATGGCTACAACCCCTATAGATGGTGCAATGACGACATCTGGTGAATACCAAGAATcagtcattgaaaatgatacTGGAGAAGTTAGGGTAGCAAAGAGTCCTGTTGTTCACCGAAAGTTGTCGAAAGCTCTCGACGAGGCTCAAGCAGGGGAAAGAGTCATTGAAAATGGTGTGATGGATGATGTCGCCACAAGTCAAGAAGAGGACTCTGTCAAAGATGATGATGCTGCAGCTGTTGTCAGGGAAACTGTCGCTAATGAAATAGAGGTCAGTGGTGATGAGAAggaagatgatgatgatcacTCAACCACTGTTGGAGAAGAGGAGGCTTTTGATCCTGATCAACTTGGGGAGGATGAAATTCCGATCGACAGGATGGATGAAACAAATGTGTCCTGGAATGACACCGATTCTAGTAAAAGTTCTTCTAAAACATCCAGTAAAGATGGGAAGGAGATTGTAAACCAAGCAGTCCAATCTGCTGAAGTCGCTCTCATGAAAGCTGGTAAAATTGCTCCACTTGGACAAGATACCGAAGATGTTGACGACGAAGATGAGGaggatgataatgatgatgaagaagaagatgaagaaacagaatatgatgatgatggtacCTCATCATCCATCACGAGAAGTGGTTACTCTGAAAATGCATTAGATAAGGAGGATCAAGATGAAACTGGGACAGTGAAAGACACAGAGAAAGAACAACCCCCACTGTTTTTgatgcaagcatgcatgcagTGCTACCAGAATTTCTTTGCCAAGTTCATCACAACAAAGATTCTGCCATGTTCTGAGATAGTAGGTACCTGCATGGAGTACATCACAAGCTCAG ACTCAGTTAGGTTAGGTGGTAGTTCACTACCCAAGGCACAAATCAATGCATTTATAACTGCATGCCGTCTGCTGGTGGAGTTCTCCTGTTTTCCATTGTATTGTGATGAACACATCACAGCTAGTATGCTGCAAGATGCTATCAATAAAG ATCCAGATTCACTTCCAGATTGGCTTCAAGCTCTTGTCACATGCGCCTGTTTTGTCAGTAACTTTGAAATTCAAAGCACAGCTGCCTCTACCATGCTGGACCTGATTAATTTGACTAAATCTGTGCCGACTGAGAGTACTGGAAAGTCTCTGATTCAATCCCCACCTAGCAGTCCTGGAACTAGTCCTGGTAAAGTGGCTGTTGTTATTGTACCAGCTATAGCAAAGACTCATTTGGAATATATCACCAACCGTACAATGTTCTTTCAG TTAGTTGCAAGGAATCTGTGGGGATGGTTGAGTGCCCAGACACCAGAGTATCACCAGAAGAGTGCAGATCTGTTCTATCAACTACACAGTGTATCACCCAATATGAACATATGTGAAGATGTCATTGGTAGATCATTGGTACATGAAGATAAG GCAGTGTCTATTGAGGGACATGTAAAGTTTGCACTGTTGTGGCATCTAATACGTGGAAGGATACTATCAACAACTCCTGCTAGTGTACCACGGACATTTGACAG ATCTATGCTTAATATGTTGGATCATTTGTATGACACGGATAGTATCACAAAAGCTGTTGTTACAACATGGTTGAATCATGCGATAGAAAGAGGTGATGTTGCTAGGATACTAGAGCCTATGCTTCTTATACTCCTTCATCCAAAGACAGCAAGAGTCTCTGTTCAGTTCATGAGACTGAACTCCACCGACGCACTCCAGGCACAGCTTCAGATTCAATCAGATGAAGAGAAGGCAAAGGACGACGCACTGAGTGCTGCCGAGAGACGTATCCATGGCATTTCTAATGTGGATGGAGAGATTAGTTACTTTGTCGAGAGAGATGGTGCACAGACACTTATGAGGAATATGGAGAAACAAATTCCTGTGTTTGCCATGACGTCTATCGATGGAAAGGCCAAGTATGTCACTAAAGCAGATCGGGGTATCCTGTATCGGTTGCCATCTGAGTCGGAGATGAAACCTATGAGTGTGATTGTGAATCCATTTGGGTCTCAGCATTCCTTGGTTAGTGATTCTGGAAGTGATTTCAGTTCCACTGTCGTGTCTAGTACTTCAACAGCTAGTAGAAAAGTCAGAAGGCTTGCAGGATCACGGGATAGCCTCTTAGAGAGTGGTGGTGCTGCTGCTAAGGGAGAACATGATGATCCAACAGATGAGAGCATCTATGGAGGGGCTATATTTGAGCCTGAAGCTTTCTCATATAGTGTGAGCGAGTCCCCTCAGGAGATAGCAAGTGGGATCGTTAGGGACTTGGTTGATGCTGCCGTCTCTATCACATCTGTGGACGGGAAGGAGGGTAGCGACAAGGAAGAGGTAAAAGATGAGGATACTATCCTTTCAAGGGCAACCGATGTAGACAGTCATGTTGAGGATGATCCCCATGGTAACAGTGCGGATGATGAAGGGGGAGATGAGTTTGAATGGGATCACTTTGAAACCAAGTTGTCAGAGATTGATACTGAACCGAGTGAACTTGATTCCCCCAACCGCCAGATCAGTATGACATCGCTGACATCTGAGACCAGGCGATCCTTTAACAATGTCCATCCTCTCCACCAACACATGTTAATGTACAAACAGGTGTATGATTCTAGAAGAAGTATCTATGTATTGTCAGCTCTCAGAAACGTCCTTCAAGTTACCCCTAGAGCCTTTGTGTGTGCTGCATCCTCCACCAGCATCAGTAGCATCCATACCCCGCACCTAGCCACCATGCAGAATCTCCTGGCTAGGCACCGAAGATCTATTGTCGGAAAGAGCTTCTATGATGACCTTCCTCAGGAGGCCATCGCCAGCTTTAGAAGCAACACCTACTTAGAGATTCTGATATCCGTTTGCATGTATTTCATCCGTGGGTATTATCCCAGAGGCATGCAGACCACCTCGGAAGATATCCGTGGAAATAAGGATGTCCAGATTCTAGGCATTGAGATCATGACAAAGATTCTTGGAGAACTTGTTCAAGTAGTGAAGGAAAGTGGCAAAGGTACAGCAACATTCATCAAAGATTTGCTGTCAAGATGCAAAGTACAGAAAGCGATTCTTCACTGTCTTCTCGCGACTGTTCTAAATGCGAGGAAACAAGCATTACGACAAGGCTTTAATATGTCCGATAAGAGTTCTCAGGCAGTGCAGATTCATCTACTGCAGCTTGTCCACACTGTTATGATACTAGAAGAACAACTCTTCAGTTTGAAAGACGGCAGCGACAAAACAACCGTGGACGACGACTCTTCCAGTGAGTGGGAACATGTTAGACCAACGTTCCAGCAGCCGATGTCATCATTGCGTTTCTTGCAATCTGAGAGAGTCGCGTCTCAAGGGATGTTCCTGTGTGCAATTCTGAGTGCTCTCAGGCAACCTCACATGAGTCATGTGCATCGCCATTGGGTTGCTATAGTGACTGACTccttaccatatatggataaaGGATTGGGCAACATTGTGGTGCCAGTGGCCAATCAGCTTTGCAAGAATTTAGAAAGTTTAGCATATCTCTATGACAACAATGGTGGCGTCCAAAAGGACAAAAG GCCGATGACAAAGTTGGAGTACATCCCACCAGACCACGCTGTAACACTTCTTGAGGGACTAACTACCATGTGTCACTACTGTTTACTGGAGAGCACAACCAACCTATCAGCTGTCAGCTCCAGACATGGTGTTACAACATCTGGCAGTGACAGTGAAAGTGTCAATGCAGCACAGTTACTCAGTAATCTGTTTGGTGCTCTGAGTGGAGATAAAGCCAAG GGTGTGTCATCTACTGCTGGCACACAGAGTGCTAACCCAGTCACGGAGACCAGAAAGGGACTATTGGCAATCTTACCACGTATTATGTCAGCCATTTCTGTACTGTGGTCAGCTGTTCATAACTGTGAGGCACAGCACAGTAAAGTTGGCAGTTACcagaaagaagaaaaacaagcTAACTGGTTGATTGGAACACCAAGG GCTGTACGTCAACAGATGTTGGAATTCCTAAGTCCAATAGCATTACATCATGGCGTTAACTTACTTGGTGCTATAGGTGTTGTATGGAGTGATAGAAGGAAATACACCAGACCTGTCATGGGATCTCGTAAGGTGATTGTGATACCAGAAGCCAATGAGGAGCAAGCGTTACTGGTTGATTTAGTGAGTGCAATCAAAGCCATGCCAACAGATACTATTATACAGACAATTAGACATGTATTGAAGGGACCACCGTATACTATTAAAGACAAG AATCAGCCATCATTGGAGGTCAACATGCTACAGTTCTTTTACCAGTATGTCCAACGTAGCAGTACTTCTCAGTTGTTAGATTCCTGGACCACACTCTTAAATCTCCTAAAAGAAGGTCTACAAATAAACCTACCACCTCCAGGACAATTCTTACTATTTGG AATTCTGAACGAGTTCATCATGAAGGCAACAGGGTTTAGTACAGACAGGAAGTATCAGAAAGACTTACAAGAAATAGCACAGAAGTGTATTGAGAACTGTTATCACATCGCTGGATCTTCACTAGGACAGACAAGATGGCTGAGAAGACAGAAATCTGTTATTACTGATCCACATGACGCATTCTCTGAAGATCTTGATT TGGAAGAAAGTCTTGTTACACCTGATGTAGAGACATCAATGAGTAGATCAAGCAGACATCACGAGGTGTTGCCACCCAGTGCAACATCCAGTCCAACTAGTCAGGTAGCGTACAGTGTCCAGGCTCTCACTCTACTGGCAGAG AATCTGGCACTCATGTTGGATGTCATATATGGTAGtgaagagaaagagaaagtgGTTCCTTTACTGACCCAAATTATGCAGAATGTAACACCATATCTACGAAATCACAG TGCTGCTAACATGGCTGCATTCCGTGCCTGTGTAGCATTGTTGTCCAGTCTTAGTGGATATCAGTACACCAGGAAAGCTTGGCGGAAAGACACTATAGAACTATTTATGGATCAGTCATTCTACAAGATGGATGCTGTGTGTATCAATGG ATGGCGATCAATTGTTGATAATTTGATGACACATGACAAGACAACATACAGAGATCTTATGA GTAAAGTGACAGCTATCAACAACAGTACTTCTCTAAATCTATTTACCAACAAGGAGGCTGAAATGGAGCAGAGAGCACAACTCCTAAAGAGGCTGTCCTTTAGTATCTTCTGTAGTGAAATCGACCAGTACCAGAAATTCCTACCAGACATTCAAGAAAGATTAGTTGAGAATCTACGTATGACCAACGTACCCAATGTCCATGAACAGGTGTTTATGTGTTTCCGTGTACTACTACTCAGAATGTCTCCCCAACATCTGACAGGACTATGGCCTACTGTCATATCAGAGATG